The Collimonas fungivorans Ter331 genome has a segment encoding these proteins:
- a CDS encoding cupin domain-containing protein, protein MLKTYLSISILLAGIVSMHPVMAAGTAAAAKETQVLQRIRVQGTDREMGMGIAEFPPNAEKPRHKAIGPEIVYVLEGEITVLVDGMPAKVVHAGESYQLAAKDIHVTKSGPAGAKTIASWVTVPGRQFNVFVPK, encoded by the coding sequence ATGCTGAAAACATACCTTTCTATTTCCATCCTCCTGGCGGGCATCGTGTCAATGCATCCCGTCATGGCCGCCGGTACGGCAGCGGCAGCAAAGGAGACGCAAGTCTTGCAAAGAATCCGTGTGCAGGGAACCGATCGCGAAATGGGCATGGGGATTGCCGAATTTCCTCCCAATGCCGAAAAGCCTCGCCACAAGGCGATTGGGCCTGAGATCGTCTATGTGCTCGAAGGGGAAATAACCGTTCTGGTAGATGGCATGCCTGCAAAAGTTGTTCATGCGGGCGAGAGTTACCAGCTTGCCGCGAAAGACATCCATGTCACCAAATCAGGACCGGCCGGTGCGAAAACCATTGCGTCGTGGGTGACCGTGCCGGGCAGGCAATTTAATGTATTTGTTCCAAAATGA
- a CDS encoding lactonase family protein: MAIFDTLPRRIVALGLSMAIAGCGGGGGSSDSGHSQASYNLSGTVSGLAAGAQVTLMNNSSDPITVKANGTFAFATPVIHNGSYAITVSAQPVGQTCSVSGGTGSGAGVTANINNIGIVCSVSTYSIGGSVSGLAAGTQVTLMNNSSDPVTVKANGAFAFDTPVAYNGSYAITVSAQPAGQSCSVSGGTGAGAGVSASINNIGIVCSANTYPISGTISGLATGEQVTLMNNSGDPVTVTANGVFSFATPVAYNGSYAVTVSTQPAGQRCSVSDSTGSGAGVNAGVSNISVICTFGYAYVVNSGSNTVSQYAIGKNGALAPMTPPTVDTEYNPHSIAVDASGKYAYVTNFDTNSVSQYTIGATGALTAMTPSSVGAAGNWPIDITVDPTGKYIYVSMFNSKAISQFAVGKNGALTAMIPPAVSTGSLPHSIVVDPTGKYVYVANFVDNNVSQYTIGSAGALTAMAPPTVGTGRGGALAVNPTGKYVYVVNYYDGTISQYTIGPSGPLAAMTPPTVNIGLYSAAITVDPTGKYAYAVSYSGDSLWQYTIGATGMLTAMSAPISTGSQPNSVAVDPWGKYVYVVNLKGTSISQYTIGSGGALTALNTPTVSTELSPGSIVTTKGH, encoded by the coding sequence ATGGCTATTTTCGATACACTTCCCCGCCGGATTGTAGCGTTAGGGTTGAGCATGGCAATTGCAGGTTGCGGCGGTGGCGGGGGAAGCTCCGATAGTGGACATTCCCAGGCAAGTTACAACCTGTCCGGAACGGTTTCGGGCTTGGCCGCCGGTGCACAAGTCACCTTGATGAACAACAGTAGCGATCCAATTACGGTGAAAGCCAACGGCACCTTCGCCTTTGCCACCCCCGTGATCCATAACGGTAGCTACGCAATCACCGTAAGTGCCCAGCCTGTTGGGCAGACGTGTTCTGTCTCGGGCGGAACGGGATCGGGAGCAGGCGTGACCGCCAATATCAACAATATCGGCATCGTCTGCTCGGTCAGCACTTACTCCATCGGTGGCTCAGTCTCGGGCCTGGCCGCGGGAACACAAGTCACTCTGATGAACAACAGTAGCGACCCCGTAACGGTGAAAGCCAACGGCGCGTTCGCCTTTGACACCCCAGTGGCTTATAACGGCAGCTATGCCATCACCGTGAGCGCACAGCCTGCCGGGCAAAGTTGCTCGGTTTCCGGTGGTACCGGCGCCGGCGCCGGCGTGAGTGCTAGTATCAATAATATCGGCATCGTCTGCTCGGCAAACACCTACCCCATCAGTGGCACGATCTCCGGCTTGGCTACCGGCGAACAAGTTACCCTGATGAATAACAGCGGTGACCCCGTTACAGTGACCGCCAACGGCGTCTTCTCCTTCGCCACCCCGGTAGCTTATAACGGCAGCTACGCCGTCACGGTCAGCACGCAGCCTGCCGGGCAACGTTGCTCAGTGTCGGACAGTACCGGATCGGGCGCCGGCGTGAATGCTGGCGTCAGTAATATCAGCGTCATATGTACGTTTGGATACGCTTATGTGGTGAACTCTGGCAGCAACACCGTTTCGCAGTACGCCATCGGCAAAAACGGTGCGCTCGCGCCCATGACGCCACCAACTGTAGATACAGAGTACAACCCGCACTCTATCGCTGTGGACGCATCGGGCAAGTACGCGTATGTAACGAACTTTGACACCAATAGCGTTTCGCAGTACACAATTGGCGCTACCGGCGCACTCACCGCCATGACGCCGTCAAGCGTCGGCGCTGCGGGAAACTGGCCGATTGACATCACGGTCGATCCAACGGGTAAGTACATATATGTGTCGATGTTTAACAGCAAAGCTATTTCGCAGTTCGCCGTAGGCAAGAACGGGGCGCTCACCGCTATGATTCCGCCAGCCGTCAGCACGGGAAGCCTTCCGCATTCCATCGTCGTGGACCCAACCGGCAAGTATGTCTATGTAGCGAACTTTGTCGACAACAATGTTTCGCAATACACCATCGGCTCGGCTGGTGCGCTTACAGCCATGGCCCCTCCAACCGTCGGCACAGGAAGAGGCGGCGCTCTCGCTGTGAATCCAACGGGCAAGTATGTCTATGTAGTGAACTACTACGACGGCACCATTTCGCAGTACACCATCGGCCCCAGTGGTCCGCTCGCTGCTATGACTCCGCCAACCGTGAATATAGGGCTTTACTCGGCGGCCATCACTGTTGATCCAACAGGCAAGTATGCTTATGCGGTTAGCTATAGCGGCGACAGCCTTTGGCAGTACACCATCGGTGCGACCGGTATGCTCACAGCCATGAGCGCACCGATCAGTACGGGAAGTCAGCCGAACTCCGTCGCCGTGGACCCATGGGGTAAATACGTCTATGTAGTGAACCTTAAAGGCACTAGCATTTCGCAATACACCATCGGCTCAGGGGGAGCGCTCACAGCCCTTAACACGCCGACCGTCTCCACCGAACTCAGCCCCGGATCCATCGTCACAACAAAAGGGCACTGA
- a CDS encoding phosphocholine-specific phospholipase C translates to MLNKNSSRRQFLSDTLKLVGASATVSLLPESILRAQSIAAANTTGTIQDVKHVVILMQENRSFDHYLGSAAGVRGFGDPRPVVLPTTGYPVWYQPSLFSYVLPFRPASSSTNGDTYYAGLNHDWSGGHSAWNLGRYDNWIPAKSSATMTYFTSQDIPYYYSLAQAFTVCDSYHCSQLGPTNPNRLYFYSGSCGNVAGSSPQIDNNATQNANWTTLPERLNQAGISWKVYQDKGQGLDANSGFGEYKTGTTSDLWWNGNYGDNTLINFKQYQNLASTSALVPAFNGTQVDARGNGQPYDTRLFQQLKDDVTNDTLPQVSWIAAPYAYTEHPSWASSGGEWYVSNILNALTSNPAVWASTVFFITYDENDGFFDHMPPPVPPTPGNGKSNVSTAAEFYNSGSTQSASDGSKQGDQQIGLGVRVPMFVISPWSKGGRVNSEVFDHTSIIRFIEARFNSASSPLKETNITAWRRAVCGDLTSAFDFSAPPQTGATTTVADSKMDPNGSTVPSPQPPSPQKLPTISASRRTACRLPYAFLAKGSADRTAKAVALTFTNTGRAGLSLQVRTGNNTSVAPRHYTLAPGNVQAQVLQDSLAVSADGSYDLSVYGPNGFLQEFRGSIGSSGTSGSLAEIQLGYDVQNGNVRITLDNSKSSKVGVFQLTDNAYKKNAFASVNVAAGATQDVAWLGDAGWYDVAIRVADDVNYLRRVAGCVQLQSGALLTDSAIGNTTQFVPSFSVQGTTSATLRFDYVAPPWQHSPKNWIGVYKRGVKPGPTPALAWAYAPKGVGSVMLASRSGNAVLASGQYDLWYLFDDGYGALSGPVALNL, encoded by the coding sequence ATGCTAAACAAGAACTCTTCCAGGCGCCAATTCCTATCCGACACACTCAAACTTGTAGGGGCATCCGCCACCGTCAGCCTGCTGCCGGAAAGCATCCTGAGAGCCCAGTCGATAGCGGCGGCAAACACCACCGGGACAATACAAGACGTCAAGCACGTGGTCATCCTGATGCAGGAAAACCGTTCGTTTGATCACTATCTGGGCAGCGCGGCCGGTGTTCGAGGCTTTGGCGATCCGCGTCCGGTTGTCTTGCCGACGACTGGCTATCCGGTCTGGTATCAGCCGTCGTTGTTTTCCTATGTGCTGCCTTTCCGGCCGGCATCTTCGAGCACGAATGGCGATACCTACTACGCAGGTCTTAATCATGACTGGAGCGGCGGCCACTCGGCCTGGAATCTTGGTCGCTACGACAATTGGATACCGGCTAAATCGTCGGCGACGATGACGTACTTCACCAGCCAGGACATTCCTTACTACTACTCGTTGGCGCAGGCGTTTACGGTATGCGACAGCTACCATTGCTCCCAACTCGGCCCGACCAATCCCAATCGCCTTTATTTCTATAGCGGCAGCTGCGGCAACGTCGCCGGATCATCGCCTCAAATCGATAACAACGCAACCCAGAATGCCAACTGGACGACGCTGCCGGAACGTCTCAACCAGGCGGGCATTAGCTGGAAAGTGTATCAGGACAAAGGGCAGGGGCTGGATGCGAACAGCGGTTTCGGGGAATATAAAACGGGGACGACAAGCGATCTTTGGTGGAATGGAAATTACGGCGACAACACGCTGATCAATTTCAAGCAGTACCAGAACCTTGCCTCGACCAGCGCGCTTGTCCCGGCGTTCAACGGAACCCAAGTTGACGCCAGGGGAAATGGCCAGCCCTATGATACGCGCTTGTTCCAGCAACTCAAGGACGACGTCACGAACGACACGCTGCCGCAAGTTTCATGGATAGCCGCGCCTTATGCCTATACCGAACATCCATCCTGGGCGTCGAGCGGCGGCGAATGGTATGTCAGTAATATCCTGAATGCATTGACGTCCAATCCGGCAGTCTGGGCCAGCACAGTCTTCTTTATCACCTACGATGAAAACGACGGTTTCTTCGATCACATGCCGCCACCGGTCCCACCTACACCCGGCAACGGCAAATCAAATGTCAGCACGGCTGCCGAGTTTTACAACAGTGGCAGCACTCAGTCGGCATCGGACGGCTCGAAACAGGGCGATCAGCAAATCGGCCTCGGGGTGCGGGTGCCGATGTTTGTCATCTCGCCGTGGTCGAAGGGCGGCAGGGTCAATTCGGAAGTGTTCGATCACACGTCCATCATCCGCTTCATCGAAGCACGGTTCAACAGCGCGTCGTCGCCGCTGAAGGAAACGAATATAACGGCATGGCGACGGGCCGTCTGCGGCGACCTGACGTCGGCATTCGATTTTTCGGCGCCGCCTCAAACCGGTGCGACGACTACCGTAGCCGACAGCAAGATGGATCCGAATGGTTCGACGGTACCATCCCCTCAGCCACCCAGCCCGCAGAAGTTGCCGACGATATCGGCCAGTCGCCGCACGGCATGTAGGCTGCCATATGCCTTCCTGGCCAAGGGCTCTGCCGACCGCACCGCCAAAGCGGTGGCGCTGACCTTCACCAATACCGGCCGCGCCGGCTTAAGCCTGCAAGTCAGGACAGGAAACAATACCAGCGTCGCACCGCGCCACTACACGCTCGCCCCGGGTAACGTGCAGGCTCAGGTGTTGCAGGATTCGTTGGCGGTCAGCGCCGACGGCAGTTACGATCTTTCGGTCTATGGCCCCAATGGCTTCTTGCAGGAGTTCCGCGGCAGCATCGGCAGTTCAGGCACATCGGGATCCCTGGCGGAGATCCAGCTTGGCTACGACGTTCAGAACGGCAATGTCCGCATTACCCTGGACAACAGCAAGAGCAGCAAGGTCGGTGTATTTCAGCTGACCGACAATGCCTACAAAAAGAATGCGTTCGCCTCCGTCAACGTCGCCGCAGGGGCTACCCAGGATGTAGCATGGCTCGGCGATGCAGGCTGGTACGACGTGGCTATCCGCGTGGCGGACGACGTCAATTACCTGCGGCGCGTGGCCGGTTGCGTGCAACTGCAATCAGGAGCTTTGCTGACCGATTCCGCAATCGGCAATACCACTCAGTTTGTGCCGTCGTTTTCCGTCCAGGGTACGACATCGGCCACGCTTCGCTTTGATTATGTTGCGCCGCCTTGGCAGCATAGTCCGAAGAACTGGATTGGTGTGTACAAGCGGGGCGTCAAGCCTGGCCCGACTCCTGCGCTTGCCTGGGCTTACGCGCCCAAGGGTGTTGGATCGGTAATGCTTGCGAGTCGAAGCGGCAATGCTGTGCTAGCCTCGGGGCAATACGATTTGTGGTATTTGTTTGACGATGGCTACGGTGCGTTGAGTGGGCCGGTGGCGTTGAATTTGTAA
- a CDS encoding GTP pyrophosphokinase: MDLIGLRADYENSLPTYQRAAKNIREAIELFLGQIDLQPLAVLSRVKDFESFAEKVQRKNYSDPFTQTTDFVGIRVVLYFSKDIEKVEKKLQSEFNVLESENKSDKFEANEFGYRSHHLLIKIPAAWAATPNYRDLGDVAIEVQLRTVMMHAWAEIEHKLQYKSKDQVPKNLQRRLFLLSAKVEEADDQFEQLEIEIRKYRKTIADKVAQTGHFDKSLELNLDAFKEFLSFFYPGKYLNDSIAQSLFDEITTKKITFGELEDVANAFKPFEKALESLVAGPLSAPGYFGYALDVIYEKFWEPKRYSNSRNRIIEKINKQRKAFE; encoded by the coding sequence ATGGACTTAATCGGATTGAGAGCAGACTATGAGAATAGTCTTCCAACGTACCAAAGAGCTGCGAAAAATATCCGAGAAGCGATAGAGCTTTTTCTCGGGCAGATCGACCTGCAGCCACTGGCCGTGCTTTCTCGGGTTAAGGATTTTGAGTCATTCGCGGAAAAAGTGCAGCGTAAGAACTATTCAGATCCATTTACGCAGACAACTGATTTTGTTGGAATTCGAGTTGTTCTTTATTTTTCAAAAGACATTGAGAAAGTTGAGAAAAAACTTCAGTCAGAGTTCAATGTGCTTGAGAGTGAAAACAAATCAGATAAATTTGAAGCAAACGAATTTGGATATCGTTCGCATCACCTACTCATAAAAATTCCTGCAGCATGGGCTGCAACTCCTAACTATCGCGACTTGGGAGATGTAGCGATTGAGGTCCAGCTTCGCACTGTCATGATGCACGCATGGGCTGAAATTGAGCATAAGCTGCAATACAAATCAAAGGATCAAGTTCCAAAAAATCTTCAGCGGAGGCTGTTTCTTTTATCCGCAAAAGTTGAAGAAGCGGATGATCAATTTGAACAACTGGAAATCGAAATTCGGAAATATCGAAAAACGATTGCAGATAAGGTCGCCCAAACAGGTCATTTTGACAAATCTCTGGAGCTGAATTTAGATGCATTCAAAGAGTTTCTCTCATTTTTTTATCCAGGAAAGTATCTGAATGACAGTATCGCGCAATCGCTTTTTGACGAAATCACTACAAAAAAAATTACATTTGGTGAATTGGAAGATGTTGCTAACGCATTTAAACCTTTTGAGAAAGCTTTAGAATCTCTAGTTGCAGGACCTCTTTCAGCTCCCGGATACTTCGGGTACGCGCTTGACGTTATTTATGAAAAATTTTGGGAACCTAAGCGGTATTCAAACAGCCGCAATCGAATTATTGAGAAAATCAATAAGCAACGCAAGGCATTTGAGTGA
- a CDS encoding MarR family winged helix-turn-helix transcriptional regulator, protein MTKIDLSNNPVKLIGQAYRTSMRLVDGPLRALGFAMGQLPVLVALKKSGALSQAELARLAQVEQPSMAQLLNRMERDGLVQRVPNPDDKRSQLVSLTAGASERMPKGKAVMDAASRQALAGFTEKERDQLMTLLLRVNANLDRAVGEAES, encoded by the coding sequence ATGACGAAAATTGACCTGTCGAACAACCCTGTGAAACTCATCGGCCAAGCCTACCGCACGTCCATGCGGCTGGTCGACGGCCCGCTACGCGCACTGGGGTTCGCCATGGGGCAGCTGCCGGTGCTGGTGGCGCTCAAGAAGAGCGGCGCCTTGTCGCAGGCCGAGCTGGCACGGCTGGCGCAGGTGGAACAGCCCAGCATGGCGCAGCTGCTGAATCGCATGGAGCGCGACGGGCTGGTGCAGCGGGTTCCCAATCCCGATGACAAGCGCAGCCAGCTGGTTTCGTTGACTGCCGGGGCCTCTGAGCGAATGCCGAAGGGAAAAGCCGTGATGGATGCGGCCAGCCGGCAGGCTTTGGCAGGCTTTACCGAGAAAGAGCGGGATCAGTTGATGACGCTATTGCTGCGCGTGAATGCCAATCTTGATCGCGCAGTTGGCGAAGCAGAGAGTTAA
- a CDS encoding FAD-dependent oxidoreductase, whose protein sequence is MNTKLRIAIVGAGPGGLTLARILHQHGIAATVFEQESHSLVRPQGGTLDLHEGSGLQALRQADLMDEFLAIARYEDQGSRLLDKVGNVLFEDQDTSGDRPEVDRTELRAMLLQALPASCVRWGCSMREVQARDDGRWDLVFDHGSEGPFDLVVGADGAWSRIRPLLSPYRPQYSGLTFIECGIDDVDRSHPALSQLVGRGKMGVEADCKEIIAQRNGNAHIRAYAIFRVPADWAARRFDLTSPVSMRAELIKEFDGFAPEILDLFRASNDNFAIRPIFALPVGHCWANRHGLTLLGDAAHVMSPFDGDGVNNAMFDAAELARLLIERSDWAEAVAEYEALMFARIVESAEGAAEGAATQLSHVGRGCVKT, encoded by the coding sequence GTGAATACAAAATTACGCATCGCCATAGTCGGCGCGGGCCCGGGAGGCCTGACACTTGCCCGTATCCTCCATCAGCACGGCATCGCCGCGACGGTGTTCGAGCAGGAATCCCATTCTCTGGTGCGCCCGCAGGGCGGCACCTTGGACTTGCATGAAGGATCGGGCCTGCAGGCGCTCAGGCAGGCTGATCTTATGGACGAGTTCCTGGCCATCGCCCGCTATGAGGACCAGGGCTCGCGCCTGCTGGACAAGGTTGGCAATGTGCTGTTTGAGGATCAGGACACCAGCGGCGACCGTCCCGAGGTGGATCGCACGGAACTGCGCGCCATGCTGCTGCAGGCACTGCCCGCTTCTTGTGTGCGCTGGGGTTGTTCCATGCGCGAAGTGCAGGCGCGCGACGACGGCCGCTGGGACCTGGTCTTCGATCATGGCAGCGAGGGGCCGTTCGACCTGGTGGTCGGCGCCGATGGCGCGTGGTCGCGGATACGGCCTTTGCTGTCGCCTTACCGTCCGCAATACAGCGGCCTCACTTTCATCGAGTGCGGCATCGACGATGTCGACCGCAGTCATCCCGCGTTATCGCAGCTGGTGGGGCGCGGCAAGATGGGCGTTGAAGCCGATTGCAAGGAAATCATCGCGCAGCGCAATGGCAATGCGCACATCCGCGCTTATGCGATTTTCCGCGTGCCGGCCGACTGGGCGGCGCGGCGTTTCGACCTGACTTCGCCCGTTTCTATGCGCGCGGAACTGATCAAGGAATTCGACGGTTTTGCTCCCGAGATACTCGACCTGTTCCGGGCCAGCAACGACAATTTTGCTATCCGTCCGATTTTTGCGCTGCCGGTGGGCCATTGCTGGGCCAACCGGCACGGCCTTACGCTGCTTGGCGATGCTGCGCATGTCATGTCGCCTTTTGACGGCGACGGGGTAAACAACGCCATGTTCGATGCCGCCGAACTGGCGCGCTTGCTGATCGAACGCAGTGACTGGGCGGAGGCCGTGGCTGAATACGAAGCGCTGATGTTTGCGCGCATTGTCGAATCTGCCGAAGGTGCGGCGGAAGGGGCTGCAACGCAACTGTCGCATGTCGGCCGAGGCTGTGTAAAAACGTAG
- a CDS encoding tannase/feruloyl esterase family alpha/beta hydrolase — MMVQGKFLRTSTVLGSALLGMTLLSAGCGGGGELHSGVPVSCTQLNGMAIPAQAIGLPTSGAIVTDAHIVAPAGSGVAATGEYCLVKGEINPVDPAAPKIKFQLGLPTAWNHKALMFGGGGYNGTVPDVSGNVPAGPQDKARPLARGYATFGSDSGHQANQMGSRDGTFGKNDEALRNFAGDALKKTRDAAIHLIQQYYARAPQKSYFAGGSTGGREALAVAQRWPQDWDGVIALYPAWAAASLDLQFGRITRAFAMPGAYLNPAKRKTLYDAAMASCDALDGVKDGLISNMAACNSGFDPASATLNGVPLRCAGGADSGDSCLSDPQIAALKTYSTPITFSRPLGSGETQYPGFNVWGADLGLAGDSVAQKTVRLLAMGDSQPAQPMPTDAPYWATFWDQWVKYFVTRDAAFDSLSFDPQNAGPWQARIDQLTVMQDINKTDLSAFKARGGKILMAHGMSDALVSTRSTEDYFRRLQSTMGSAAVGSFVRYYEIPGYGHSLSTVFNAAWDSLTALENWVEQGSAPVSQLVSDTAGIPGRSRPLCEFPAWPRYKGAGDINLAASFSCATQ, encoded by the coding sequence ATGATGGTTCAAGGAAAATTCCTGAGGACGTCCACGGTCCTCGGTTCGGCCCTGCTGGGGATGACGCTGCTGTCCGCCGGATGCGGCGGCGGTGGCGAGCTGCATTCAGGCGTCCCCGTCAGCTGCACCCAGCTGAACGGCATGGCCATACCGGCGCAGGCTATCGGCTTGCCCACCAGCGGCGCCATCGTCACCGACGCGCACATTGTGGCGCCAGCCGGCAGCGGCGTAGCGGCAACCGGCGAGTACTGCCTGGTGAAGGGTGAGATCAACCCGGTCGATCCGGCCGCGCCTAAAATCAAGTTCCAGCTCGGCCTGCCGACCGCCTGGAACCACAAGGCGCTGATGTTCGGCGGCGGTGGTTATAACGGCACCGTGCCCGATGTCAGCGGCAACGTCCCCGCCGGCCCGCAAGACAAGGCCAGGCCGCTGGCGCGCGGTTACGCCACCTTTGGCAGCGATTCCGGACACCAGGCCAACCAGATGGGCAGCCGCGACGGTACGTTCGGGAAGAACGACGAAGCCTTGCGGAATTTTGCCGGCGATGCGCTCAAGAAAACACGCGACGCGGCGATCCACCTGATCCAGCAGTATTACGCTCGTGCCCCGCAAAAATCCTATTTCGCCGGCGGCTCGACTGGCGGCCGCGAAGCCCTGGCGGTGGCGCAGCGCTGGCCGCAGGACTGGGACGGCGTGATTGCGCTGTATCCGGCCTGGGCTGCGGCCAGCCTGGACTTGCAGTTCGGCCGCATCACGCGTGCTTTCGCCATGCCGGGCGCTTATCTGAATCCGGCCAAACGCAAGACGTTGTATGACGCGGCGATGGCAAGCTGCGATGCGCTGGATGGCGTCAAGGACGGCTTGATCAGCAATATGGCGGCATGCAACAGCGGTTTTGATCCCGCCAGCGCGACGCTGAATGGCGTGCCGCTGCGCTGTGCCGGCGGGGCGGATAGCGGCGACAGCTGCCTGTCCGATCCACAAATCGCGGCCCTGAAAACCTACAGCACGCCGATCACCTTCAGCCGTCCTCTCGGCAGCGGAGAAACGCAGTACCCCGGCTTCAATGTGTGGGGCGCCGATCTCGGTCTGGCCGGCGACTCGGTGGCGCAGAAAACGGTCAGGCTGCTGGCCATGGGCGATAGCCAGCCGGCGCAGCCGATGCCGACCGATGCGCCGTACTGGGCGACGTTCTGGGACCAGTGGGTGAAATATTTCGTTACGCGCGATGCGGCATTTGATTCCCTGTCGTTCGATCCGCAGAATGCCGGTCCATGGCAGGCGCGCATCGACCAGCTCACTGTCATGCAAGACATCAACAAGACGGATTTGTCGGCATTCAAGGCCAGGGGCGGAAAGATTCTGATGGCGCATGGTATGTCGGATGCGCTGGTCAGCACTCGTTCCACCGAGGATTATTTCCGGCGCCTGCAATCGACCATGGGCAGCGCTGCGGTCGGCAGCTTTGTCCGCTACTACGAAATCCCCGGCTACGGCCATTCGCTGTCGACCGTCTTCAATGCCGCATGGGATTCGCTGACGGCGCTGGAAAACTGGGTGGAGCAGGGCAGTGCGCCGGTATCGCAGCTTGTCTCGGATACGGCGGGCATCCCGGGCCGCAGCCGCCCCCTTTGCGAGTTTCCTGCATGGCCCAGGTACAAGGGCGCGGGCGATATCAACCTGGCGGCGAGTTTCAGTTGCGCGACGCAGTAG
- a CDS encoding alpha/beta hydrolase → MRTIKYKKMTGMGGIVALGWLIFTTAVAVSQRKLIFKPVRTKEVEHPHSIGHRSRLVVLRSTDGTRLSGWLLTPRVPGPHPAVVYFGGRSEEVSWVARDAWRMFPNMTVLAINYRGYGDSEGIPGELKMIEDAQMLFDWFAEHRHINAGQIAVVGRSLGSGVAVQIAVSRPVAAVVLITPYDSLLALAKRRFPAVPGFVLKHRFDSIKHAPLLSAPTFIVRAASDDVVPASHTDLLVGKLTRAPQDETIPGSDHHNIPYLEATQDRIAAFLTAKFNRVTERLAAGPGDSHFEIRPLEANTNSAG, encoded by the coding sequence ATGAGAACCATCAAATACAAGAAAATGACCGGGATGGGCGGCATCGTCGCCCTCGGGTGGCTGATTTTCACCACCGCGGTCGCCGTCAGCCAGCGCAAGCTGATTTTCAAGCCGGTGCGCACCAAGGAAGTCGAACATCCCCATAGCATCGGACACCGTTCCCGCCTCGTCGTTTTGCGCAGCACCGACGGCACCCGGCTCTCGGGATGGCTGCTGACGCCGCGAGTGCCTGGCCCCCATCCCGCCGTGGTGTATTTCGGCGGCCGCTCGGAAGAAGTGTCCTGGGTGGCGCGTGATGCCTGGCGCATGTTCCCCAATATGACGGTTCTAGCCATCAACTACCGCGGCTACGGCGATTCAGAGGGCATCCCGGGCGAGCTGAAAATGATAGAAGACGCGCAGATGCTGTTCGACTGGTTTGCCGAGCACCGCCATATCAACGCCGGACAAATCGCCGTGGTCGGGCGCAGCCTGGGTTCGGGCGTGGCGGTACAGATTGCGGTCAGCAGGCCGGTGGCGGCGGTGGTGCTGATTACCCCTTACGACTCGTTGCTGGCCCTGGCCAAGCGCCGCTTCCCGGCTGTGCCGGGTTTTGTCCTCAAGCATCGCTTCGATTCCATCAAGCATGCGCCTTTGCTGTCGGCGCCGACGTTCATCGTTCGCGCCGCATCCGACGACGTGGTGCCGGCTTCGCATACCGACCTGCTGGTGGGCAAACTGACCAGGGCGCCGCAGGACGAAACCATTCCCGGTTCCGACCATCACAACATTCCTTATCTCGAAGCAACCCAGGATCGCATCGCCGCCTTCCTGACGGCGAAATTCAACCGGGTCACTGAACGCCTGGCTGCCGGCCCTGGCGACAGCCATTTCGAGATACGACCCCTTGAGGCAAACACCAATAGCGCCGGCTGA
- a CDS encoding LysR family transcriptional regulator, translating to MNLKFIETFIWVAKLHSFSLAADKQHSTQAAISNRISALEQELGTKLFTREAKGVMLTRTGERVLQHAEQVSEAIARLSASLHDDKMASGTIRIGAMDSAIHSWFVDFVSDAAYHYPNLNIEITCETALVLNEQLRRGMLDMVIQTDMLRDETIRSIELLQLPLGWLVASDSPIAAHFHGDTSAAAFERLGRERLITFSRHSRPHQDLLRLMQSHDISNAKVSCVNSVTAILKMTQAGFGVGAIPPALASGPLRAGALRLLDGLESPPPMPFVVAWRSGADWAERLVEIAEDTAHRYVAKVGVDAARIVA from the coding sequence GTGAATCTGAAATTCATCGAAACCTTTATTTGGGTAGCGAAACTGCATAGTTTCAGCCTTGCCGCAGACAAGCAGCATTCGACGCAAGCGGCCATTTCGAACCGTATCTCCGCACTCGAACAAGAGCTGGGGACAAAGCTCTTCACACGCGAAGCCAAGGGTGTCATGCTCACCCGCACCGGAGAGCGGGTGCTGCAGCACGCAGAGCAGGTCAGCGAAGCTATCGCGCGCTTGTCCGCCTCCTTGCATGACGACAAGATGGCGTCCGGCACCATCCGGATTGGCGCCATGGATAGCGCCATCCACTCCTGGTTCGTCGACTTCGTCAGCGATGCGGCATACCACTATCCCAATCTGAATATCGAGATAACCTGCGAGACCGCGCTGGTATTGAACGAGCAATTGCGCCGCGGCATGCTCGACATGGTGATCCAGACCGACATGCTGCGCGATGAGACGATCCGCAGCATCGAGCTGCTGCAATTGCCGCTCGGCTGGCTGGTCGCCTCGGATTCGCCTATCGCGGCCCACTTCCATGGAGATACGTCAGCTGCTGCATTCGAGCGCTTAGGGCGCGAACGGCTCATCACGTTTTCTCGCCACTCACGGCCGCATCAGGACCTGCTGCGATTAATGCAGTCGCACGACATCAGCAACGCAAAAGTGAGCTGCGTGAATTCTGTGACGGCCATACTCAAAATGACCCAGGCCGGTTTCGGTGTGGGCGCCATACCGCCCGCACTGGCATCCGGGCCATTGCGCGCAGGCGCGTTGCGTTTGCTGGATGGCCTGGAGTCGCCGCCGCCGATGCCATTCGTCGTGGCATGGCGTTCAGGCGCCGACTGGGCCGAGCGCCTGGTTGAGATTGCCGAAGATACTGCGCACAGATACGTGGCAAAGGTGGGAGTGGATGCTGCACGCATCGTTGCCTGA